In bacterium, a genomic segment contains:
- a CDS encoding epoxyqueuosine reductase QueH, whose translation MKKLLIHICCAPDATIGIERLSQDWQAEGLFSNSNIHPGEEYEKRLFAMNTLAGATGFTFTAGVYEPEVWFESVKGLEEEPEKGLRCEVCIRERLRTTARLASDKGFDAFAAVLTVSPHKNAAMINRLGAEAGEEFGVKYLATDLKKQDGFKRSVEMTKEYGIYRQDYCGCEYSKKQNAGRPSTELGTGRTQNAEEKI comes from the coding sequence ATGAAAAAGCTACTCATTCACATATGTTGCGCCCCCGATGCCACGATCGGCATAGAACGCCTCTCTCAGGATTGGCAAGCAGAAGGGCTTTTTTCCAACTCCAACATCCACCCGGGGGAGGAGTACGAAAAAAGGCTATTTGCCATGAATACCCTGGCAGGTGCAACGGGGTTCACCTTTACTGCGGGCGTTTACGAACCTGAAGTATGGTTCGAAAGCGTCAAAGGCCTGGAAGAGGAGCCAGAGAAAGGCCTACGCTGCGAGGTCTGTATCAGGGAACGATTGAGGACCACTGCCCGGCTGGCCAGTGACAAGGGTTTCGACGCTTTCGCTGCCGTTTTGACGGTCAGTCCCCACAAGAACGCCGCCATGATAAACCGGCTGGGAGCTGAAGCCGGTGAGGAGTTCGGTGTCAAGTACCTCGCCACCGACCTGAAAAAGCAGGATGGATTTAAACGAAGCGTTGAAATGACGAAGGAGTACGGTATCTACCGGCAGGATTACTGCGGATGTGAATACAGTAAAAAGCAGAATGCAGGACGCCCCTCGACAGAGCTCGGGACAGGCAGAACGCAGAACGCAGAAGAAAAGATTTGA
- a CDS encoding PxxKW family cysteine-rich protein has translation MICTVLKEEIDCVFMTKQGCNYNGGHCEPVVQACEGCGHIKEVDEDYYCVTSANPSAKWNLGICNYATHVEKETPVVGKAKVNPLKAAKRAAAGR, from the coding sequence ATGATCTGTACAGTTTTGAAGGAGGAAATCGATTGTGTGTTCATGACCAAACAGGGCTGCAACTATAACGGCGGCCACTGTGAGCCTGTTGTTCAGGCCTGTGAAGGTTGTGGTCACATCAAGGAAGTGGACGAGGATTATTACTGCGTGACGAGCGCCAACCCTTCGGCCAAGTGGAACCTGGGTATCTGTAACTACGCGACTCACGTGGAGAAAGAAACACCGGTTGTGGGCAAAGCGAAAGTCAACCCGCTCAAAGCCGCCAAGAGGGCTGCCGCAGGCAGGTAA
- a CDS encoding OFA family MFS transporter encodes MEQNLGNRWRFVGAALVMQLCLGVLYSWSVFRGPLEVLHGWDKAQSIAPYRYSVAFFALAMIVAGFWQDKKGPRLVGSVGGILLGTGCVLASFIGNTPGGMIFAYGILGGLGVGFAYVTPIATCVKWFPDKRGMIVGLAVMGFGAGSMIFAPLIEKLIGTDPAVYATTIPRTFIIMAVTFYICVIGAAQVYRVPPAGYTPPGWSPPAAAGAPTKEDYAPGDMLKTWQFYCLWIMYFLGTAVGITAIGQAKPIIVELSKGAAVMSGGAALGIMSLFNGLGRLAWGTTSDKIGRNMTTATMYATYVVACLFLLRNAQSFWQVLIGLCVVGFSYGGYLALMPSFTADYFGAKNIGANYGIMFTAWGVCGFIVPGYFAGIMKTAKEVGDLAGGYNKVYFTLAMMSIIGAVLALIVKRPMQDVDG; translated from the coding sequence ATGGAACAAAATCTTGGTAACAGATGGCGATTCGTCGGGGCAGCGCTCGTTATGCAGCTGTGCCTCGGCGTGCTTTATTCCTGGTCCGTGTTCAGGGGTCCCCTTGAAGTGCTGCACGGCTGGGATAAAGCCCAGAGCATCGCGCCCTACAGGTACTCGGTGGCGTTTTTCGCATTGGCCATGATCGTAGCCGGTTTCTGGCAGGACAAGAAAGGTCCGAGACTCGTCGGTAGCGTTGGCGGTATCCTCCTCGGCACCGGCTGTGTTCTGGCTTCCTTTATAGGGAATACCCCCGGCGGCATGATCTTCGCCTACGGTATTCTTGGCGGTCTCGGCGTGGGCTTCGCTTACGTTACGCCCATCGCAACCTGCGTGAAGTGGTTCCCGGACAAACGTGGAATGATCGTTGGCCTCGCGGTTATGGGCTTCGGCGCCGGATCCATGATCTTCGCGCCTCTCATTGAGAAACTCATTGGCACCGATCCAGCGGTGTATGCTACAACGATCCCGAGAACCTTTATTATCATGGCGGTCACCTTCTACATCTGTGTTATCGGTGCCGCTCAGGTCTATCGGGTCCCCCCCGCAGGTTACACGCCTCCCGGATGGTCGCCGCCCGCAGCAGCCGGCGCCCCCACCAAGGAGGACTATGCTCCTGGTGATATGTTGAAAACCTGGCAGTTCTACTGCCTGTGGATCATGTACTTCCTGGGAACGGCTGTGGGAATTACCGCCATCGGGCAGGCCAAGCCGATCATCGTGGAGCTCTCCAAGGGCGCTGCAGTGATGTCAGGTGGGGCCGCCCTCGGCATCATGTCCCTGTTTAACGGTCTCGGACGCCTGGCCTGGGGTACCACCTCAGACAAGATCGGCCGGAACATGACCACCGCCACCATGTACGCTACCTATGTCGTCGCCTGCCTGTTCCTCCTGAGGAACGCCCAGAGCTTCTGGCAGGTTCTTATCGGCCTGTGTGTCGTCGGGTTCTCCTACGGCGGCTACCTGGCCCTGATGCCCTCCTTCACCGCTGACTATTTCGGTGCAAAGAACATTGGAGCCAACTACGGCATCATGTTCACCGCCTGGGGTGTCTGCGGATTCATAGTTCCTGGCTACTTCGCCGGGATCATGAAGACGGCAAAAGAGGTTGGCGACCTTGCCGGTGGTTACAACAAAGTCTACTTCACACTGGCCATGATGTCGATCATTGGCGCGGTTCTTGCCTTGATAGTCAAGAGGCCAATGCAGGACGTGGACGGGTAA
- a CDS encoding radical SAM protein: MKPFIPAYMEMDPDELQARVEQLEKLASPCTLCPRECGPARKEGEKGYCRTGYLPVVSSIQPHYGEEKPLSGTGGSGTIFLTNCNLGCTFCQNYDISHLGRGQIIPVPELASAMITLQRSGCHNINFVTPSHQIHAIVKAVSLAVREGLRLPLVYNTGGYDSIGTLRLLEGIFDIYMPDLKFTDSSIAATLADADDYPEVIGKAVGEMYRQVGDLLTDEKGIAHRGLLVRHLVLPGDLAGSQEAFRFLAEEISTNTYLNVMAQYRPCHEAVGQPVIGDPLQQSDYLNALELARKWGLRRLD; encoded by the coding sequence GTGAAACCTTTTATTCCCGCATACATGGAAATGGATCCAGATGAACTGCAGGCCAGGGTCGAGCAGTTGGAAAAACTGGCCTCGCCCTGCACCCTTTGTCCCCGGGAGTGCGGTCCTGCCAGGAAGGAAGGGGAAAAGGGATATTGCCGGACCGGTTACCTCCCTGTGGTGAGTTCCATTCAGCCTCACTACGGTGAAGAAAAGCCCCTGTCCGGGACAGGTGGTTCCGGGACCATTTTTCTGACCAACTGCAACCTCGGTTGTACCTTTTGCCAGAACTACGACATCAGCCACCTTGGCAGGGGCCAGATAATCCCGGTCCCGGAGCTGGCCTCCGCCATGATTACCCTGCAGCGGTCGGGCTGCCATAACATCAACTTCGTGACACCGAGCCACCAGATCCACGCTATAGTCAAGGCTGTATCCCTGGCGGTCCGGGAGGGGTTGCGGCTGCCCCTTGTCTACAACACCGGCGGCTACGATTCCATCGGGACCCTCAGACTCCTGGAGGGCATCTTTGACATCTATATGCCGGATCTCAAGTTTACTGACTCGTCCATAGCGGCAACCCTTGCCGATGCTGACGACTACCCGGAAGTCATCGGTAAAGCTGTCGGTGAGATGTACCGACAGGTAGGAGACCTGCTCACAGATGAAAAAGGCATCGCACACCGCGGCCTCCTGGTCCGACATCTGGTCCTTCCCGGGGATCTGGCCGGTTCCCAGGAGGCCTTCCGCTTCCTTGCAGAAGAGATCTCCACTAACACCTATCTGAACGTGATGGCCCAATACCGACCTTGTCACGAGGCTGTCGGACAGCCTGTCATCGGGGATCCTCTCCAGCAATCCGATTATCTGAACGCATTGGAACTGGCGCGAAAATGGGGACTGAGGCGGTTGGATTGA
- a CDS encoding DUF933 domain-containing protein, whose amino-acid sequence MKIGLAGYSGSGVTTLMALLSEDMELAGKHGGPEIRSIAVDDPRLDRLVDLFKPKKITPLQVEIVELGDLRPQEGGGLRKETLARSGGLDALVLVLRGFDAPMSQGCRQTEELTEELESLLQEFAIADLMPIENRLERLGKEGKLSSREAKLLTRLKDSLEDGLPIRGLGLDNEELKALSGYNFLTLVPLMVVASLGAEGVEDHVYPDLTERCQREGMSYVGIPVLAEFETLEIPEDERGLFLADLGIQVPAGKRFMEALFTQLRIVTFFTVGEKEVHAWAIPEGTPAAKAAGKIHTDLERGFIRAEVISGEECIAHGGLNQAKETGKLRIEGKDYIVKDGEIFHVRFNV is encoded by the coding sequence ATGAAAATCGGTCTCGCAGGATATTCAGGGTCTGGTGTGACGACCCTTATGGCCCTCCTCTCGGAAGATATGGAGCTGGCGGGCAAGCACGGCGGCCCGGAGATCCGCTCCATTGCAGTTGACGATCCAAGGCTGGATCGGCTGGTGGATCTCTTTAAACCCAAAAAAATCACCCCTCTACAGGTGGAGATAGTGGAACTCGGAGACCTGCGGCCCCAGGAGGGTGGGGGCCTGCGGAAGGAGACCCTGGCACGTTCAGGCGGTCTGGACGCACTGGTTCTGGTTCTGCGCGGCTTTGACGCTCCCATGTCGCAAGGGTGCCGTCAGACTGAAGAACTTACAGAGGAGCTTGAGTCGCTCCTCCAGGAGTTTGCCATAGCCGACCTTATGCCCATTGAGAACCGCCTTGAGCGTCTCGGCAAGGAAGGTAAGCTGTCATCCAGGGAAGCGAAGCTGCTGACCAGGCTGAAGGACAGCCTGGAGGACGGACTCCCCATCAGGGGACTGGGGCTCGACAATGAAGAGCTGAAGGCCCTCTCGGGTTATAATTTTTTAACCCTCGTGCCGCTTATGGTGGTTGCCAGTCTGGGAGCGGAGGGTGTGGAAGATCACGTGTACCCGGACCTGACGGAACGCTGTCAGCGTGAGGGAATGTCCTATGTGGGGATCCCGGTCCTGGCCGAATTTGAGACCCTGGAGATACCCGAAGATGAAAGGGGGCTCTTCCTGGCGGATCTCGGCATCCAGGTGCCTGCCGGAAAACGGTTCATGGAAGCTCTTTTCACCCAGCTGCGCATCGTCACTTTTTTTACAGTAGGCGAAAAGGAGGTCCATGCCTGGGCCATTCCCGAGGGGACGCCCGCGGCCAAGGCGGCAGGAAAGATCCATACCGATCTGGAACGCGGCTTCATCCGGGCTGAAGTTATCTCCGGGGAGGAGTGCATTGCCCACGGAGGCCTGAACCAGGCCAAAGAGACAGGCAAGCTGAGGATCGAGGGGAAAGACTACATCGTCAAGGATGGAGAGATCTTTCACGTGAGGTTTAATGTTTAA
- the hisG gene encoding ATP phosphoribosyltransferase, which translates to MPENGNGNGILKLGIPKGSLEEATIDLFRKAGWRITRGSRNYFPSVDDDELTCSLVRAQEMSRFVEEGILDVGITGRDWILENDSDVAWIEELAYSKVSSRPARWVVIVPRNSPYEKIEDLAGKKLSTELVDFTKRYFAERNIEVKVDYSWGTTEAKVVEGIADAAVEVTETGSTIKAHGLKIIHEMMQSRPYLIANKKSYQDPVKRKKIDTIAMLLKGAEKAIGMVGIKLNVHREQLEKIVALLPSLNAPTVAGLYQSDWYSVESVVSEETVRKLLPRLLEEGAEGIIEYPLNKII; encoded by the coding sequence GTGCCGGAAAACGGCAACGGCAACGGGATACTCAAGCTGGGTATTCCCAAGGGGAGCCTGGAAGAGGCCACCATTGACCTTTTCCGCAAGGCGGGTTGGCGCATCACCCGTGGGTCGAGGAACTACTTCCCCTCGGTGGATGACGACGAGCTGACATGTTCCCTCGTTCGAGCTCAGGAGATGTCCAGGTTTGTGGAGGAGGGGATCCTGGACGTTGGCATCACAGGCCGGGACTGGATATTGGAAAACGATTCCGATGTGGCCTGGATAGAGGAGTTGGCCTACTCCAAGGTCAGCAGTCGTCCGGCCCGCTGGGTCGTCATAGTTCCCAGGAACAGCCCCTACGAGAAGATCGAAGACCTGGCCGGCAAGAAGCTGTCAACGGAGCTTGTGGACTTTACCAAAAGATATTTCGCTGAACGCAATATCGAAGTCAAGGTGGATTACTCCTGGGGCACCACGGAAGCGAAGGTAGTAGAGGGGATCGCTGATGCCGCCGTGGAGGTGACCGAAACGGGAAGCACCATCAAAGCCCATGGCCTGAAGATCATCCACGAGATGATGCAGTCCAGGCCCTATCTCATCGCCAACAAGAAGTCTTACCAAGACCCGGTTAAGCGGAAGAAGATCGACACCATCGCCATGCTCCTCAAGGGAGCGGAAAAGGCTATCGGGATGGTGGGCATCAAGCTGAACGTGCACCGGGAGCAGCTGGAAAAGATCGTTGCTCTTCTGCCGAGCCTGAACGCCCCCACTGTGGCCGGACTTTACCAGAGCGACTGGTATTCAGTGGAATCGGTGGTTTCCGAGGAGACGGTGCGCAAGTTGCTGCCGCGGTTACTGGAAGAGGGCGCCGAAGGGATCATTGAGTATCCGCTTAACAAAATAATATAA
- a CDS encoding Rho termination factor N-terminal domain-containing protein: MDVKELESKTVAELKEMAKVLGVPGISAMKKADLVAAIAGASDAPAPAPEPEPVVEAAPEPAPEPEPEPVVEAAPEPTPAPEPEPVVEAAPEPAPEPEPVVEAAPEPEPKKAAPASEPEPKVKEIVLTKTQTRLRAKHDLPALKLEKRALHSQIQSAIAAKDSAKMKELRGRKKELRRLLNRV, encoded by the coding sequence ATGGATGTCAAGGAACTTGAGAGCAAAACGGTCGCCGAACTTAAGGAAATGGCCAAAGTGCTGGGTGTTCCCGGTATTTCCGCCATGAAGAAGGCCGACCTTGTTGCCGCCATCGCTGGAGCATCGGATGCGCCCGCGCCGGCACCCGAGCCCGAGCCTGTCGTTGAAGCAGCCCCGGAGCCCGCACCCGAGCCCGAGCCCGAACCTGTCGTTGAAGCAGCCCCGGAGCCCACACCCGCACCTGAGCCCGAGCCTGTCGTTGAAGCAGCCCCGGAGCCCGCACCCGAGCCCGAGCCTGTCGTTGAAGCAGCTCCTGAGCCCGAGCCGAAAAAGGCTGCTCCTGCTTCCGAACCTGAGCCCAAGGTCAAGGAGATCGTACTGACCAAAACCCAGACCAGGCTCAGGGCGAAACATGATCTCCCGGCCCTGAAGCTGGAGAAGAGGGCCCTGCATTCCCAGATCCAGTCCGCTATTGCCGCTAAGGACTCCGCCAAGATGAAGGAACTGAGAGGTAGGAAAAAAGAGCTCAGACGCTTACTCAATCGCGTCTGA